The Acinetobacter calcoaceticus sequence CATCCTCAAGTACAAATCACGAGTTCGGGAAGTGTTTCTTACTTACAAGTGGGAAGTCGCATTGATAAAAATGTGTTCTATCTCGAAGCACAAAATGCAGTCAATCGAAATTCTGCACCACCACAAGGTATTTTAGTCAATCCGATTTATTTACCCGCTCCTCATGAAGTCGCTCAGGCTTTGGTCACCGCCTTTACCACACCACCAGAGCAACCCGATTCGCCGTGGTTTCATCAAAGTTTATGGCACAGTATTAAACTGGTATTTTCAGCTTTTTTTATCTCTTCGCTTATGGGGATTCCACTCGGTATTTTGTGTGGTTTTTCTAAGCGCATATCGCTGTTAACAGAGCCTTTTGTCGAGTTTTTCCGTTACTTGCCTGCACCGGCTTTTGGCGCACTTGCCGTGGCAATTTTAGGAATTAATGACGCACCTAAAATCGCAATTATTGTGATTGGTACACTTTTTCAGCAAATTCTCATTATTGCCAATACCACCCGAATGGTTGATCGAAGCTTAATTGAAGCTGGCTATACGCTTGGCACCAATAAGCTGAAGAGTTTATTCCATGTAGTGATCCCCGCTGCCTTACCCGATATTTACCGTGACTTACGTGTGTTATTGGGCTGGGCATGGACCTATTTAATTGTTTCAGAGTTGATTGGTACGACTTCGGGTATTACATGGTTTATTACCCAACAAGCACGCTATCAAAACTTTGACAATGTCTATGCGGCCATTCTGATTATTGGGGTGATTGGTCTGGTCTGTGATTGGATATTAATGAAGTTAGGTGAGCGGATGTTCACTTGGAAAGTAGGAGCAAAATAATGAATGATTCAACATTTAACGCGCATGAATACTTTCAAAAAATTTATGAACGTCCTGTTATTTTAGAAGCTAAACAACTGAGCCAAGTCTTTAAGCATGGACAAAGCGAACGCACTGTTTTAAATAAGCTCGATTTAAAAATTCATAAAAGAGAATTTATTTGTGTGATTGGCCCTTCCGGCTGTGGTAAATCGACCCTGAGCCGTGTCATTGCAGGTTTAGACCCATATCATAGTGGAGAAGTTTTAGTAGACGGCGAATGCATTACAGGCCCATGTCCTGAACGCGGTATGGTGTTTCAGGGCTATACCCTTTTCCCTTGGAAAACCGTAAAAGAAAATGTGATGTTTGGTCCGCAAATGCGAGGAGCCAGTCAAATGACAGCAGAGGCGCAAGCCCGTGAATGGATCAATATTATTGGTTTAGAAAAATATGAAAATCAGTATCCACATCAACTTTCTGGTGGCATGAAACAGCGCGTTGCAATTGCGAGAGCCTTGGTCAATCAACCTAAAATTTTACTGATGGATGAACCTTTTGGTGCGCTCGACCCTCACACTCGCCAAAAAATGCAAAAACACTTAATGGATTTATGGCAAAACATTGATATCACCATTATTTTTGTCACCCATGACATGGATGAAGCTATTTTACTTGCAGACCGAATTGTGGCACTCAAAGCCAACCCAGGCGAAATTAAGGAAATTATTGAAGTGAATTTACCGCGCCCACGTTCACTGGACTTAATGAGTACCCCTGAGTTTAAACAGCTCCGCTCACGGGTAGATTATCTGGTACACGCCGAAGAGGACGAGCTTGACCCAGCTTTGCAAGATTTACCAAAAATTCCGCGTATGACTCAAGTCAGTACAGAAAAATAAGAAAGACATTAAAAAGCCCAAGCTGAACTTGGGCTTTTTTATTGATTGGGCTTATTTGAGTTGTTCTATGAGTGTCGGATAAATCAGCCCATCTACATTTTGCTCAGTTTTATAAATACCATTTTCAACATTAAATTTATTTACGTGATAAGTCGAACCATAAATCGAGTCAAAACCATCTGATTTAGCAAATACCTTTTTATTGGCATTGATATCTAATAGATGCGTCCCGCTAACCATCAACTCATATTGTTTCGGGTCAACCCCTGAACGGTTTGCCATGATTTTAACTGCATCGGCATGGGTTGCAGGGTCATTAATATATTTAACTGTTTTGTCCCACACCTGAATGATTTTTTTCCATTCTTCTTGATGAGCAGTTAAATGACTCATGTTGACGGTCAGAGTGTCATAAATTAAACCCGGCTTGTCTTTAGAGGTATAGATAATTTTAGAACCCGCTACGGCTTTTAATGCTTGACCTGCAACAGGTTGCCAAACAGCAATCGCAGAAATATCTGGGCTATTGAACACTTGAGGTAATTGGTTGGTTGCTGAGTTTACCAGCTTCACGTCATTGGCTTTAATGTTATGGTCGGTTAAAGCTGTTGCTAGTAAAAGATGATCAACCAAGCCTTTTTCAACGCCGATTGATTTTCCTTTTAAGTCTTGAATGGTATTAATTCCCTCTTTTGCAATAATGACATCATTACCCGCAGAATAATCTGTTGCCATGATCATCATGCCTTGAGTGCCGCCCGAAGCTGTTACCAAGTTATCGCCATTGGTGACCAAAACGGCATCAAGCTGATTTGCTGAAAAAGCCGAAAGTGAAGCCGAATAATCAAACCACTTAAACTCTACATTTAAGCCGGCTTCTTTTAACCAACCTTTTTCAATAGCCACCTGCCAAGCCACCCAGCCCGGCCAATCGCTATAGCCAATGGTAATCGGTTTTGTATTTGTGGCTGCCTGAGCGTCTTGTTTAGCCTCAGGGACTTTAGCCGTATTGTCACACCCACCCAATACAACTGCCGATAAAATAGATACGGATAAAAACGCTTTTTTAATCATATAGAAACTTCCCCAACATTTTTACTAACAACACTTTGAGCGGTTTGATTGAGTGACTGTATATAGGCTCGCCAGCCTCCAAAATGGCTAATATCGGTTGCATCATGAATGGCATAAGCTTCGCAGATAAAACCTTTGACCCATGTTCCATCTTTTAATTTAAGGTTGCCAATACCAAGTGGTGCAGGCACTTCAGCCACAATGGCTCCGAAATTTGCAAAAGGAACATCCCACACTTCAACTTCAATTGACGTACCTGTCGCATCGCATTGCAGCCCCGGTTTTGGTGGTTTGGTATTTTTTAGGGCAAAGAGTTTATAGGCTTCTGCTGTCTGGGTTTTCTTGAGCAAAGTAGCATGGCGACTAGTCAGCTGAAAATTAAGTGGCATGCCTGTTAAGTGCGCTCCGACGACAGCAAGCTGCACTGAATGACTCGATTGGATGTTTATACTTTTTTGATAATGTTGAGTTGATTTACCTAAACTCAGCAATGTTTCGGTTTGCCAGAGCTGGGCAAAATTGGTCAGTGCCTGATCGTGCCAAGCAGGTGCAATAAAAGTTACGCCACTTGGTAAACCGTCTTTACGCAGTACATTTGGTAAGGCCAGTGCAGAAAGATCGGCAAAATTTACAAAGTTGGTATAGGCCCCCATGTGCGCGTTTTTAGTTAGCGGGTCGGCTTCAACTTCGGCAATGGTGTAAATGGTTGGTGCGGTTGGAACCATCAATGCATCAAAAGGCTGAAGTGCCAAATTAATTTTTCGGGCCAGTACTGCACGGTTATATTCCGCTTGCAGTACATCTGTTGCTTTGAAGCGATCTGCCTGCGCAATAATCTGGGCAATAACCGGATGGGCTTTGTCACGTGTTGTCATGCGTTCAACGGCGACTGTTCTTTCTGCTACCCATGCATCATTATAAAGTGCAGCAGCAAGCTCATTAAATGCGCTGAAATCAATACTCTCAACTTCATAACCTAGTTTTTTTACACGTTCAATTGCAACTAAAAAGGCTTTTTCAGATTCAAGATCACCATAAAACTCAAGCTGGGCAGGAATGGCAATTTTTCGTTTAGAAAACTGAGTTGGTACATTGGCTGGATGTGCTCTTGAATATTCATCTGTTTCATCATAGCCCTGCATTAGACTGGCAACTGTCCAAGCGTCATCGATATGCAGTGCAAAAATAGAAATGACATCAATGGTCCGACAAGCAGGAATTAAACCTGTAGTAGAAAACCAGCCCTTCGTGGGCTTCAGGCCTACAATATTATTATGGCCCGCAGGAACGCGTCCTGACCCCGCCGTGTCTGTCCCCAAACTAAAAGGCACAATACCGTTGGCAACTACCACGGATGAACCTGAGCTTGACCCACCGCTGATATATTCAGGGTTAAAACTATTTTTTACTGCACCATAGGGAGAACGAACCCCGACCAGTCCAGTCGCAAACTGATCTAAGTTGGTTTTGCCCACCACAATCGCCCCTGCTTTTTTCAACTTGGCAACTACAGCAGCATCTTGTGTCGCTAAATATTGAACCTCTTTACAGGCAGCAGTCGTGTGAAAGCCAGCGACATCAATGTTGTCTTTAACTGCAAATGGCACACCGTATAGAGGTAGGTCAGCAATATTCTGGTCTTTTAAAACATCAATTTGCGATTGGATCTGCTCATTCGATGCAACTTCAATCCATGCATGGTCATCATTTTTAATTTCTGCAACATAGGTAATCAGATCTTTAAGATGGATTTGCCCGTTTTCATATGCTGTTTTCCAGTCTTGGATTGTCCATAAATTTTTCAACACGCTACTCCTCATTTAGTCATTTTGCTGTATAGGCGGCATCACGGCATCCATCAGTTCTAAATGCCCTTTGATCACCCCTTTAAGCACAATAAATTGCTGGCTAATTTGTCTGAGTTCAGAACTCGCCCCCTGCATTAACATGACTTGCAATATCTTTTGTTGGTCGAGCTGGATATGAAGTGAACTAATTACTTGTGTTAAAAACTGCTGTTGTAAATCAACCAATTGATTGCGCAAGGTCATTTGGCTAGCGTCATAAAGCAGCGTCAATGTGCCCACCATAACTTCATTGGCCTGTGCCTGCTCCGCAATCAGGTGTTTATTAATCATGTCAACAATGGCTTGCGAACGACTTTCGTAGTTCTGCTCGACAATTTTCTGATCGAGTGCGTTGAGTGTCGTTTCAGGTACGGTAATACTGATTCGAGCTAACTTTTGTTTTGCCACAGTCTTATCCTTTTGTTTTAGTCGGATAATTGTTTTGTTTGATATATACGCCTGCACGAACGCTGAGCAATTCGACTAAAAAGGCTTTTAAATTTTGCTTTGGTTGAGCCACGGGTTTTACATCGTTCATATCGCACCTCTAGCTTGGTATTACCAAATTCAGTTTTTGTATTACTGATAAGAGATGCAGAAAATGTGCCAGTTTTTAAGCGCGGTTTTTGATGGATTGGATGGGTATTTATGAGTGATTTTTGGGCAAAAAAAAGCCCCATGCACAAGGATGGGGCTAATATTTACGTTTTTAGAAACTGATTTTTTAATATTATTTCGGATTGATCATCGTATGCGCCCATACCGATAAAGACTCTAAAACAGGCTTAAAAGTCTGGCCCAATTCGGTCATTTCATAGACAACTTTAATCGGTGCTTTTTCACCATATATAGTTCTAGAGATTAAGCCACTTTGCTCTAATTGTTTAAGTTGAAGACTTAATGTCATTTCAGTAATTGTAGGAATGAGTTGCTTGATTTCATTAAAGCGTTTCGGTCCATCTTTTAGATAATACAAAATCACGCATTTCCATTTTCCACCCACCAAGTCCATAGCCATACTGATATGACATGGATAAGTTTTTCCATTCATGCTGATTTCACATTTATTTTCAGTATTTGCCATTTTTAACGCCACCTATCAACTTTGATAGTTATTGTACACCCATACTATAAAAATTATAGTTACTATGATTTTTATAGCTACAAGGCATTATTATGGCTTTACTTATTTTGGCCCATCCCTACTACGCTCAATCGATTGCAAATAAAACGATTGTGAATGAACTTATAAAAACCTATCCAGACCTCGAAGTACGAGATATTTTCCAGCTTTATCCGGACTATCAAATTGATGTGAATGCTGAACAAGAGGCCTTGTTACGCCACGACACCATCATTCTGCAATACCCAATGTTCTGGTTTAATATGCCGGCAATTTTGAAGTTATGGTTTGATGAAGTTTTTACTTATCAATTTGCTTATGGCTCTCAGGGCGATAAATTAAAAGACAAAAAAGTCATTATTAGTATGACAGTCGGGCAAAAAGAAGCCGACATGGTGAATGACCGAGAAAACTTAGCAGATAGCTTTTTAAAAGCAGTTCAATATTCAATTCAATATACGCAAATGCAGTTAAGTGCCACTTACTTACTTTATGACGTATCACCTTTATCGGGTAATTCAGAGTCTAAAATTGAGTTAAAAGCAGTTGAACATGGTCATAAAGTATTAAAGCATTTGACCGAAGCATAATATAAAAAGAGAGCATCGATATGGATGCTCTCTTTTGGTTTAAGCGACAGGCGCCAAGGTAAATAGCACTTGTCCCGTTTTTACAGTTTGCCCTTTTTCAATGGTAATGGTTTCAACTTTCATGCGTTCAGGCGCAATAATCGGGATTTCAATTTTCATTGCCTCAATCACCGCAAGAGTTGCACCTTCTTCAACAATATCTCCCGATGCACATTCGATTTTCCAGATTGAGCCTGGCATATGCGACTCAACTGCACAGCCCCCTTCAGGAATAACTACGGTTTCACCTTCATCAACAGCATCTAGGCTTTCAGAGATATATTCTTGCAAACCGGCTTCATGCCAACGGCGGCGTTCAGCCTCAAAGTTGGCTTGTTGCATGTCTTTAAAGGCTTGGATGCTATCTTGATGTGTTTTTAAAAACTCGTTGTATTCTTTTAAATTGAGCACACCATCTTCAATGCGAAGTTGTAGACGGCCCGCCTTAAAGTCTTCACGCATTTGCAGAAGTTCTGTTTCAGAGACTTCATAAAACTTAACTTGGTCAAAAAAGCGCAGTAGCCAAGGCTTACCCTCTTCGAAGTCGGCATTTTTACGGTAACGGCTCCACATTTGAGTGGTACGGCCAACAAACTGGTAGCCACCCGGCCCTTCCATACCGTACACACACATATAAGCACCGCCGATACCCACGGCGTTTTCAGGTGTCCAAGTTCGTGCTGGATTATATTTTGTAGTGACTAAACGTTGGCGTGGGTCGAGTGGTGTCGCAACGGGTGCGCCTAAATACACATCGCCTAAACCCATCACCAAATAGTTCGCACTATAGACCACATTTTTAACCGCTTGCTTTGAAGCTAAGCCGTTAATACGACGAATAAACTCGACGTTATCTGGGCACCACGGCGCATCTGGACGAACAATTTGCGTGTAGCGTTCGGTGGCAAGCTGAGTTTGTGAATCTTCCCAAGCTAAAGGTAAATAGACAGTCCGTGAAGGCACCTGCATATTTTGAATGTCGGGTAATTCGGCTTCTGCTTGTTGAAGTTTCTGTAAAAGCTCAAGTTGATCGAGCTGGATTGAATCAAAATGAATTTGTAGTGAACGGATGCCCGGTGTTAAGTCGATAATGCCCTGAATGTTTTGATCTTTGACCCATTGCATGAGTGCATGAATACGGAAGCGTAAATTTAGGTCGAGTACTAACTCACCATATTCCACCAACAAATAGCTATTTCCTGCTGGTCGATAGGTAATACTTGGCAAGTCGCCCTCACCTTGCAAAGTTGCCAAAACTGCATCTTTTAGAGTATCGGATTCTGCTTGAATGGCTGGATTAAAATCAATTAGCGTTGTATCAGCCGCGGTTAAGCTTTGATGATATTTTTGGTCCAGTGCTTTTGCTTGCGCATAACTTACAGGCACAAATTTGACTTTATCGCCTGCTTTCAATTGCCCGATTTTCCAAAGCTCGGAATGAATCACCACCGCAGGACATACAAAGCCACCTAAGCTCGGACCATCGGGACCCAAAATAATTGGCATATCGCCCGTAAAATCAATCGCACCAATCGCATAAGCGTTGTCGTGAATATTGGAAGGATGTAAGCCTGCCTCACCCCCATCTTCACGTGCCCACTCAGGTTTTGGCCCAATTAAACGAATGCCTGTACGGCTTGAGTTATAGTGAATTTCAAACTCATTGGCAAAGAACGTATCAATATCTTGTTTGGTAAAAAAGTCTGGTGCGCCGTGTGGGCCATACATCACGGCAATTTCCCAGTTTTGGGTAAAGCTAGGAATTTGTGCTTGAGCTAAAGTCGTGGTCGAGTGAGTGGAATATTCAGTAATCGGTAACATATCACCAATTAATAGATTACGGCCTGCGTGCCCACCAAACTGACCCAAAGTAAAAGTAGCCTGTGACCCTAAATAGTCAGGAACATCAAAACCGCCTTTAATGCCAATATAGCTGCGGCAACCTGAACGTATAATGCCACATTTTAAAATCTGACCTTTTTGAACGTTAATGGTTTGCCACATCGGCACCAGCTCACCATCAAGCGTTGATGGCATATCACCACCTACAATCACAATTTGGCTGTCGCAGTGAAATTTTAAGGTTGGACCTTGTAAGGTGCATTCAAGCCCTGCTGTATTTGGTTCATTGGCTAAAAGCTGGTTTGCCACAGTTAAACTGAGTGGATCGATGGCACCTGATGGTGGTACACCAACATCCCAATAACCCAATCGGCCTGTTACGTCTTGAATGGCGGTTTGAATACCAGCCTGTAACACCTCAATTTTTTGTGTTTTCCATTCAAATGTATTTAAAAAACGAGTGGTTTGAGTTCCAAGCGCAAACACATCGCAAGCAATAATATTTTGTAAATATTCCAGATTGGTTTCGATACCTGCCACTTGCGTGTTTGCAAGACTAGCACTCATTGCCTGTATGGCTTGCTCTCGGGTTGCAGCAGTCACAATGATTTTGGCAATCATCGGGTCATAAAAAGACGACACCGTTGACCCTGTTTCTACCCATGTTTCAACACGCGCTTGTGGGTCAAACTTAACATGAGTGAGTAAGCCTGCACTCGGTTGGAACTGTTTAATCGGGTCTTCGGCATAAAGACGAACCTGAATCGAATGTCCTGTTGGCTCTAACTTTTCAGTGGGTACTGACCAGTCGCCACTTGCTAAAGTGACCATCCACTCAACTAAATCGACACCAAACACTTGCTCGGTCACGCCATGTTCGACTTGTAAACGCGTGTTGACCTCTAAGAAATAAAATTCTTGGGTTTCAGTGTCCATGACAAACTCAACTGTGCCTGCCGAGCGGTAGTTCACCGACTGCATCAGCTGAATAGCAACTTTTTGAAGATAATCACGTTGCTGTTCATTTAAGTGAGGCGCGGGTGTTTCTTCAATGACTTTCTGATTACGGCGTTGCACTGAACAATCACGCTCACCCAAGGCTAAAACTTGCCCTTGCCCATCCCCAAATATTTGAACTTCGATATGGCGTGCATGTTGTACAAATTTCTCTAGGTACAAACCAGCATCTTTAAAATTGACCTGTGCTAAATAAGAAACGGTTTGATAAGCATCTTTTAATTCGGTTTCATTCCAGACCAGACGCATGCCAATACCACCACCACCCGCCGTACTTTTAAGCATAACCGGATAACCAATACGGGCCGCTTCGGTCAAGGCCTCGGCTTCATCGGCAAGTAGTGAACTACCCGGAAGTAAAGGTACGTTGCTTTTAATTGCGAGTTCACGTGCAGTATGTTTTAAACCAAAATCGAGCATTTGGCTTGAAGTTGGCCCAATAAAAGCAATGCCTTGGCTTTCACACAAATCACAAAACTCAGCATTTTCAGACAAAAAACCATAACCGGGGTGAATGGCTTCTGCCCCCGACTGTTTAGCAACCTCAAGGATTTTTTCAATATTTAAATAGCTTTGATGAGCAGGCGCAGGACCAATCAAGAAAGCTTCATCAGCCAAAGTCACATGTAGAGAATCACGATCGGCTTCGGAGTAAACTGCAACCGAAGCGATGCCGAGTTTTTTTAGGGTACGAATTACGCGACAGGCAATTGCACCACGGTTAGCAATTAGAACTTTTTTAAACATGGTTACACCCCTTCCGCTTCACGGACAACCAGTTGAATTTTGGTTGGGTTATAGGCATTACATGGGTTGTTCAGCTGCGGACAATTAGAAATTAAAACGATCAAATCCATTTCTGCCCGTACTTCTACATATTTACCTGGTGCTGAAATTCCGTCATCAAATTTAAGCTGACCGTCTGGCGTTACTGGCACATTCATAAAAAAGTTAATATTTGGACCAATATGACGAACATTTAATCCATGCTTTTTTGCAATTGGGTGTTTTGCCAAGGCATACATAAAATTGTTACGGCAACTATGCATGGGATACGTTTCATGTGCATAGCGAACCGTATTACTTTCACATGAACAAGCACCACCAATGGTGTCATGGCGACCGCAGTTATCATCATGAATAACCGCAATTGGGCGACCCAAGTTACTGTAGAGCTTCGTACCCTTTTCTAAATAAATGTGTTGGTTGATCGCCAAAGTATCCATTGCGCTATAACGCTCAGTCGGGTTTTCGGCACTCATAAACAAAGTATCGACCGCTTGGTTTCCCTCAAGATCAATAATTCGAAAATATTGGCCTTTTTTAACCTCACACATCCACGCTTCACCCGCAGGACAAACTTCATTTAAAACTGCTTTTTCAAATGATTGTAAAATTGTCATGATGCTTCTCCTGATTTAAATATTGCTAAGCGCGTAGTAGCGGGCTGTGTTTTGAAACGCACGCTGATTTTGCGAACACGCATCACGACAAATATCGCTGTCTGTTAGAGAATTGGCTTTAAATAAACTGAGTTGAATATCGGCAGGTTGATAGGTTTGGCTGGTGTCTAAACCATGCGGCGCGGCAGATAAAAATAACAGGCAGTCCATTTCAAAACGCAGCTCAATGGTTTGATCGGTGTTATCTGAATTTACATAAGACAAAGCACCGCTTTCATCTGCCGCAACTTTAGAAAACAGGTTAACCGCGGCACTAAGGTCTTGGCTGGCAAGTCCGTATTTACACATTTCAATGAGTAAACTATCTAAGCCGTTTTGGTACATATCATTGCGGGCATCTTGAAATGTACAAGTACCAAATTGCTTTTGAATCTGTTCTGGTCGGCTTGGGCCACAAAGTGCATCGTTCCAACCATGATCGTCATGAACAATTGAAGCCATGACACGGCCAAGGTCTGAATACAGCACATTGGAAGCTTTTAAATAGGCGGTGTGTTGCCCTTTTAAAGTGTCGGGCATGTTAAAACGTTCCAGCACATCGGCAGCATTTACACAAAATACGGACACGTTTGCATGAGCGCCAAGTGATTTAAATCTAAGAATTGTTCCTTTTTGAATACGGCCCGACCAGTGATGTCCACCGGGTAAAAGTTCGGTCCAAATCGCCTGATTGTTATGATAACTTACAGTGTTCATAGCTACTCCTTGTCGGATAGTTTTAGACTTCCTCCCGGGCTTTTATCCCTCCGTGTAGTTCGCTAGGAACCGTGAACTCTCGGTCCAGTCATACATGAAGTATCGGAACCCTAGATCACTTTTGATTGTTTATAACTATGCAAATGACATGCCAGCTTAGTATTACGTTTTTGGTTAAAAGTAATACTAAACTTGGTCAATTGGGGTGCAATTTAGAGTAGAGAATGGATGGCTGCATAAAAAATAGTGCATTTTTTAAATTAGCTGCAACTTTAAAACTGATATAAGAAAGTCCCCAAATCATTAGGGACTTTTAAGACAAATGGGCGAACGAATAAAATACTAGACACATTTTAAGGGATCAGAATTACCTTACGGCAGTCCTCTTCTCTTTTATTAAAAATACGATATCCCTCTGCGGCATCTTCTAATTTCATGCGGTGAGTAATGATAGCTTCAGGTGTTAATTCACCACGCTCAATATGTTCTAATAGTTGTGGTAAATATTGATGAACATGGGTCTGCCCCATTTTAAAGGTCAAGCCTTTATCAAAAGCATCGCCAAATAAGAAACCATGAATCGGTCCTGCATATACACCCGGTACACTCACCACACCACCACGGCGAACCGCTGCAATACATTGGCGTAAAGCAGCCCCACTTGAGCCTTCAAGTTTGAGAGTTGTTAGCGCAGTTTCAATGATGCTACCTTTCGCCTCGAAACCAATCGCATCAATCACCGCATCTACACCACGGTAGTTGTCTGTATTTTGAATAATATATTCAGCAGCATCTACTTCTTCAAAATTGACTGGAATAGCCCCATAAGTGGTAGCCGCATATTCCAATCGATATTGATTGTGATCAACCATAAATATTTTTTCTGCACCTAACATCTTGGCACAAGCAGCACTTAATAGCCCAACTGGACCAGCACCATAAATAGCAACGGTTGAGCCACGTTTGACTTGGGCATTGGTCACTGCCTGCCAAGCAGTCGGCAAAATATCAGTCAAGAAAAGTACTTTTTCATCTGACAATGAGGTTGGTACTTTAAAAGGACCTTTATTGGCTTTTGGCACACGCACATATTCTGCTTGGCCACCGGGAATACCGCCGTATAAGTGGCTATAGCCAAATAAAGCTGCACCGGGTGGAATTTGTTTTTTATTAATAATTGCACCGCGCCCTGTATTGGTTTTTTCACATGCAGCAGTCAGGTCGAGTTGGCAATAGAAACATTCGCCACAAGCAATCACAAAAGGAACAATCACACGATCACCCTTTTTCACTTGGGTAACGGCGGGGCCAACTTCCTCTACAACTCCCATAAACTCATGACCAAAGATATCTCCATGTTCAGTCTTTGGAATTTTTCCTCGATATAAATGTAGGTCAGAACCACATATTGCGGTTGCTGTTACTCTTAAAATAATGTCATCTGGTTCTTGAATAATAGGGTCCGCGACCGTTTCAACTCGGACATCTTCGGCACCGTGATAGGTAAGAGCGCGCATTTTCATTCCTCTCATTTTTATGATGTCATTTGATTATGAAGAGGCTTTCTTTACCGTTTGCAACGATTCTTATTTTTCACGTAAGGCATATAGTTCAAATGCAACGGGATAGAGATTTGAGTAACAATTAATGAATGAGCAATCATTTTCAGCGAGGGATGTTTTTCTTATCTGACCTTGTAAAAAGCCAATCATCTCTATAATAAAATGATTGGCTCTGCCCTAAAAACTAACCTAATCTAACTTGAGCTGCTGTCTGAGCTTTAAAATATCAACCAGCCCTTTGTCTCTTGTTTGATATAAATCTCTATCTTTATAATGGGCTAAAAGCTGATTTGTTTCTGCTTCGAGTAAATCCGTTGTCTCGTCTGAATGTTGAAATGCTTGCATGTCATTCCACCACTCTGTCATTGGTGGACCTAAATGGTGAATCGCCTCTTTAAAA is a genomic window containing:
- the uca gene encoding urea carboxylase, with amino-acid sequence MFKKVLIANRGAIACRVIRTLKKLGIASVAVYSEADRDSLHVTLADEAFLIGPAPAHQSYLNIEKILEVAKQSGAEAIHPGYGFLSENAEFCDLCESQGIAFIGPTSSQMLDFGLKHTARELAIKSNVPLLPGSSLLADEAEALTEAARIGYPVMLKSTAGGGGIGMRLVWNETELKDAYQTVSYLAQVNFKDAGLYLEKFVQHARHIEVQIFGDGQGQVLALGERDCSVQRRNQKVIEETPAPHLNEQQRDYLQKVAIQLMQSVNYRSAGTVEFVMDTETQEFYFLEVNTRLQVEHGVTEQVFGVDLVEWMVTLASGDWSVPTEKLEPTGHSIQVRLYAEDPIKQFQPSAGLLTHVKFDPQARVETWVETGSTVSSFYDPMIAKIIVTAATREQAIQAMSASLANTQVAGIETNLEYLQNIIACDVFALGTQTTRFLNTFEWKTQKIEVLQAGIQTAIQDVTGRLGYWDVGVPPSGAIDPLSLTVANQLLANEPNTAGLECTLQGPTLKFHCDSQIVIVGGDMPSTLDGELVPMWQTINVQKGQILKCGIIRSGCRSYIGIKGGFDVPDYLGSQATFTLGQFGGHAGRNLLIGDMLPITEYSTHSTTTLAQAQIPSFTQNWEIAVMYGPHGAPDFFTKQDIDTFFANEFEIHYNSSRTGIRLIGPKPEWAREDGGEAGLHPSNIHDNAYAIGAIDFTGDMPIILGPDGPSLGGFVCPAVVIHSELWKIGQLKAGDKVKFVPVSYAQAKALDQKYHQSLTAADTTLIDFNPAIQAESDTLKDAVLATLQGEGDLPSITYRPAGNSYLLVEYGELVLDLNLRFRIHALMQWVKDQNIQGIIDLTPGIRSLQIHFDSIQLDQLELLQKLQQAEAELPDIQNMQVPSRTVYLPLAWEDSQTQLATERYTQIVRPDAPWCPDNVEFIRRINGLASKQAVKNVVYSANYLVMGLGDVYLGAPVATPLDPRQRLVTTKYNPARTWTPENAVGIGGAYMCVYGMEGPGGYQFVGRTTQMWSRYRKNADFEEGKPWLLRFFDQVKFYEVSETELLQMREDFKAGRLQLRIEDGVLNLKEYNEFLKTHQDSIQAFKDMQQANFEAERRRWHEAGLQEYISESLDAVDEGETVVIPEGGCAVESHMPGSIWKIECASGDIVEEGATLAVIEAMKIEIPIIAPERMKVETITIEKGQTVKTGQVLFTLAPVA
- a CDS encoding urea amidolyase associated protein UAAP2, with product MTILQSFEKAVLNEVCPAGEAWMCEVKKGQYFRIIDLEGNQAVDTLFMSAENPTERYSAMDTLAINQHIYLEKGTKLYSNLGRPIAVIHDDNCGRHDTIGGACSCESNTVRYAHETYPMHSCRNNFMYALAKHPIAKKHGLNVRHIGPNINFFMNVPVTPDGQLKFDDGISAPGKYVEVRAEMDLIVLISNCPQLNNPCNAYNPTKIQLVVREAEGV
- a CDS encoding urea amidolyase associated protein UAAP1, with amino-acid sequence MNTVSYHNNQAIWTELLPGGHHWSGRIQKGTILRFKSLGAHANVSVFCVNAADVLERFNMPDTLKGQHTAYLKASNVLYSDLGRVMASIVHDDHGWNDALCGPSRPEQIQKQFGTCTFQDARNDMYQNGLDSLLIEMCKYGLASQDLSAAVNLFSKVAADESGALSYVNSDNTDQTIELRFEMDCLLFLSAAPHGLDTSQTYQPADIQLSLFKANSLTDSDICRDACSQNQRAFQNTARYYALSNI
- a CDS encoding zinc-dependent alcohol dehydrogenase → MRALTYHGAEDVRVETVADPIIQEPDDIILRVTATAICGSDLHLYRGKIPKTEHGDIFGHEFMGVVEEVGPAVTQVKKGDRVIVPFVIACGECFYCQLDLTAACEKTNTGRGAIINKKQIPPGAALFGYSHLYGGIPGGQAEYVRVPKANKGPFKVPTSLSDEKVLFLTDILPTAWQAVTNAQVKRGSTVAIYGAGPVGLLSAACAKMLGAEKIFMVDHNQYRLEYAATTYGAIPVNFEEVDAAEYIIQNTDNYRGVDAVIDAIGFEAKGSIIETALTTLKLEGSSGAALRQCIAAVRRGGVVSVPGVYAGPIHGFLFGDAFDKGLTFKMGQTHVHQYLPQLLEHIERGELTPEAIITHRMKLEDAAEGYRIFNKREEDCRKVILIP